The Lactuca sativa cultivar Salinas chromosome 2, Lsat_Salinas_v11, whole genome shotgun sequence genome includes a window with the following:
- the LOC111920584 gene encoding magnesium transporter MRS2-3, with amino-acid sequence MRGRRPPLSKDNAVDTIPEEDDPARTASHTNVGGVALRKKATGVRHWLLLDSMGQAQVVEAGKHTVMRRTGLPARDLRILDPILSYPSTVLGRERAIVINLEHIKAIITAHEVLLLNSKDPSVAPLVEELQRCIVRHHHATASQEGRANYFDTEWRNLYDLGEPQSKASTSREVTADRIHSLDSRDGLKLLQFEFIALEACLEAACSSLEKEARTLDEEAHPALDKLTTKINTLNLERVRQIKSRLVAITGRVQKVRDELEHLLDDDEDMAEMYLTDKMEQQQQLDNASVSEQAAVEQVLRSQMEDDDDDDDERVAGMKANEGDIQQDQFVGGRDSRGTRTSNARSVINKHHDVEELEMLLEAYFVQIDGTLNKLSTLREYVDDTEDYINIMLDDKQNHLLQMGVMLSTATLIVGALVVMAGAFGMNITIELFNGDNPADKETGMRKFLFTVGGGTTGGIFLYVIAVAWYKNKWLLD; translated from the exons ATGAGGGGCCGTCGTCCTCCGCTGTCGAAAGACAATGCCGTCGATACCATCCCAGAAGAAGACGACCCCGCTCGAACTGCCTCACATACGAACGTTGGTGGAGTAGCACTCAGGAAGAAGGCAACTGGAGTGAGGCACTGGCTCCTTCTTGATTCAATGGGTCAGGCCCAAGTTGTCGAGGCCGGTAAGCATACTGTCATGAGGCGAACGGGCTTACCTGCGCGCGATCTTCGTATCCTCGACCCTATTTTATCATATCCTTCCACCGTACTTGGCCGAGAACGGGCCATCGTCATCAATCTGGAGCACATTAAGGCCATAATTACGGCACATGAGGTGCTTTTGCTTAATTCCAAAGATCCATCTGTTGCTCCTCTCGTCGAAGAGCTCCAACGCTGTATCGTGCGGCATCATCACGCAACTGCATCTCAG GAGGGAAGGGCAAATTATTTTGATACGGAGTGGAGAAATCTGTATGATCTGGGAGAGCCACAGTCAAAGGCCTCAACCAGCAGAGAGGTTACAGCTGATAGAATACATTCTCTTGATAGCAGAGATGGACTGAAACTCCTTCAATTTGAGTTCATTGCACTTGAGGCATGCCTAGAGGCAGCCTGCAGTTCCTTGGAAAAAGAG GCAAGGACATTGGATGAAGAAGCGCATCCGGCATTGGATAAGTTGACCACTAAGATTAATACTCTCAATTTGGAACGTGTTCGCCAGATTAAAAGTAGGTTGGTTGCTATAACAGGACGTGTTCAAAAG GTTCGGGACGAACTAGAGCACTTgcttgatgatgatgaagatatgGCTGAAATGTATCTGACTGATAAGatggagcagcagcagcaactAGACAATGCTTCGGTTAGCGAGCAAGCTGCTGTGGAACAAGTTCTTCGGTCACAAatggaagatgatgatgatgatgatgatgagag AGTTGCTGGTATGAAAGCCAATGAAGGTGATATTCAGCAGGACCAATTTGTTGGAGGCAGAGATAGTCGTGGGACCCGAACTAGTAATGCACGAAGCGTTATCAATAAACACCATGATGTTGAGGAACTTGAAATGTTGTTGGAGGCCTATTTTGTTCAGATTGATGGTACACTGAATAAATTATCgacg CTGAGGGAGTATGTTGACGACACGGAAGACTACATCAACATCATGTTGGATGACAAGCAGAACCATCTTCTGCAAATGGGTGTAATGCTCTCAACCGCGACTCTTATAGTAGGGGCACTTGTGGTCATGGCTGGAGCCTTTGGAATGAACATTACCATTGAGCTTTTCAATGGTGACAACCCTGCTGACAAGGAAACTGGTATGCGTAAATTTTTATTCACTGTTGGTGGTGGTACCACCGGTGGCATCTTCTTGTATGTTATTGCTGTCGCTTGGTACAAGAACAAATGGCTTCTAGACTGA